A window of the Synechococcus sp. WH 8016 genome harbors these coding sequences:
- a CDS encoding sulfotransferase, with protein MKRKPPIFVLAAPRSFSSISASMLGGHPEAYSVPELNILIKENMKKFMEEYRDIFIPQTHGLLRTVSELYAGEQTMETISMSHRWIIRRADRKTSDIYEEICEKI; from the coding sequence TTGAAAAGAAAACCACCAATATTTGTATTAGCAGCGCCTAGATCATTCTCATCAATATCAGCTTCTATGCTGGGAGGACATCCCGAAGCATACTCTGTACCGGAATTGAACATACTGATCAAAGAAAACATGAAAAAGTTCATGGAAGAATATAGGGATATTTTTATTCCACAAACACACGGATTGCTAAGAACGGTATCGGAACTATATGCAGGAGAACAAACAATGGAAACTATATCAATGTCACACAGATGGATAATTAGAAGAGCAGATAGAAAAACAAGTGATATATATGAGGAAATTTGTGAAAAAATTTAA